In Bosea vestrisii, the following are encoded in one genomic region:
- a CDS encoding MFS transporter yields the protein MTNKNQTTSSAARIPPAAYALCLCIGLVGANSLALGPIAPRVAESFASDVPAVMTASAAFGIGTAASALLLAGLIDRFGAGRMLRYALLAFLAALAASGAAPVLPAFVGAQLLAGLAAGLALPSIYTLAALAAPAGRESDTLGVVLFGWTLSMVAGVSLSAVIADLFGWRMVYGLVVVAGLAAMAGTTKLTASGAATGRAAPSPLSALRVPGIAPLLLACSAFMASFYGVYAYVGDHLHRVLGLPVSAGGLLALCYGLGFGATTFLDRWIDRLGPARLLPIFFAVVGGVYLVMSLVATSYPALLAVVFFWGMANHAGLNVLILRLGALDPSRRGAIMGLNSSVTYLALFAGTTGFGPLYARAGFPALAGLAVALMLVAALAAALAPRAVIPGRAAGLSPEPRTDAGS from the coding sequence ATGACGAATAAAAATCAAACGACCTCAAGCGCCGCCCGCATACCCCCAGCAGCCTATGCGCTCTGCCTGTGCATCGGGCTCGTCGGGGCGAACTCGCTGGCGCTGGGGCCGATCGCGCCGCGCGTCGCCGAAAGCTTCGCCAGCGACGTGCCGGCGGTGATGACGGCCTCCGCCGCCTTCGGCATCGGCACGGCAGCGAGCGCCTTGCTGCTCGCCGGCTTGATCGACCGCTTCGGCGCGGGCCGCATGTTGCGCTATGCCCTGCTCGCCTTCCTGGCCGCGCTCGCGGCGAGCGGGGCGGCGCCGGTTCTGCCCGCCTTCGTCGGCGCGCAGTTGCTGGCGGGCCTCGCTGCCGGCCTGGCGCTTCCGTCGATCTACACGCTCGCCGCGCTGGCGGCGCCTGCCGGCCGCGAGAGCGACACGCTCGGCGTCGTCCTGTTCGGCTGGACGCTCAGCATGGTCGCGGGCGTCTCGCTCTCGGCGGTGATCGCCGACCTGTTCGGCTGGCGCATGGTCTATGGCCTCGTCGTCGTCGCCGGGCTCGCGGCGATGGCTGGAACCACGAAGCTGACCGCCAGTGGTGCTGCGACCGGGCGCGCCGCACCGTCGCCGCTCTCCGCGTTGCGGGTGCCCGGCATCGCGCCGCTGCTGCTCGCCTGCTCCGCCTTCATGGCCTCGTTCTACGGCGTCTACGCCTATGTCGGCGATCATCTGCATCGCGTGCTGGGTCTGCCGGTCAGCGCCGGTGGCCTGCTCGCTTTGTGTTACGGCCTCGGCTTCGGGGCGACGACCTTCCTCGACCGCTGGATCGACCGCCTCGGCCCGGCCCGCCTGCTGCCGATCTTCTTTGCGGTGGTCGGCGGCGTCTATCTGGTGATGAGCCTGGTCGCTACATCCTATCCCGCATTGCTCGCCGTGGTGTTTTTCTGGGGCATGGCCAACCATGCCGGGTTGAACGTGCTGATCCTCCGGCTGGGTGCGCTCGATCCCTCCCGCCGCGGCGCGATCATGGGCCTCAACAGCAGCGTGACCTATCTCGCGCTCTTCGCCGGGACGACAGGCTTCGGGCCGCTCTATGCCCGTGCCGGCTTTCCGGCGCTCGCCGGGCTGGCGGTCGCGTTGATGTTGGTGGCGGCCCTCGCCGCGGCGCTGGCGCCCCGCGCCGTCATTCCGGGGCGGGCCGCAGGCCTGAGCCCGGAACCCAGAACCGATGCGGGCTCTTGA
- a CDS encoding zinc-dependent alcohol dehydrogenase family protein → MKTRAAVLHASPVAAPYAQSKPLRIEEVELAPPGMGEVLVRVRAAGLCHSDLSVIDGNRPRPVPMVLGHEAAGEVEEVGLGVTDLKRGDRVVMVFVPSCGHCAPCSEGRPALCEPGNAANGVGELMAGGRRLSQNGKPVHHHVGVSAFAEHAVMSRHSLVKIEADIPHEIAALFGCAVLTGVGAAVNTAKVRAGETVAVVGLGGVGLSALLGAAACGAARVIAVDLSDEKLRIARELGATDTFNAGAPDVVEAIRAATKGGVDHGLEMAGSVKALELAYQITRRGGTTTTAGLANPAHTMALAPVRLVGEERTLKGSYVGSCIPVRDIPRFIDLYQRGRMPVDKLWTSSSPLEGINEGFDALNEGRTIRHVIQM, encoded by the coding sequence TTGAAGACCCGCGCCGCCGTCCTGCACGCAAGCCCCGTCGCCGCGCCCTATGCGCAGTCGAAGCCGCTCCGGATCGAGGAGGTCGAGCTCGCCCCGCCTGGAATGGGCGAGGTGCTGGTCAGGGTCCGCGCCGCCGGCCTCTGCCATTCCGACCTCTCGGTGATCGACGGCAACCGGCCGCGCCCGGTGCCGATGGTGCTCGGCCATGAGGCGGCCGGCGAGGTCGAGGAGGTCGGGCTGGGCGTCACCGACCTGAAAAGGGGTGACCGCGTCGTCATGGTCTTCGTGCCCTCCTGCGGCCATTGCGCGCCGTGCAGCGAGGGGCGCCCTGCTTTGTGCGAGCCCGGCAATGCCGCCAATGGCGTCGGCGAGCTGATGGCCGGCGGTCGCCGCCTCTCGCAGAACGGCAAGCCGGTGCACCATCATGTCGGCGTTTCCGCCTTCGCCGAGCATGCGGTGATGTCACGTCATTCGCTGGTGAAGATCGAGGCCGACATCCCGCATGAGATCGCGGCCCTGTTCGGCTGCGCGGTGCTGACCGGCGTTGGCGCGGCGGTGAACACCGCCAAGGTCCGCGCCGGTGAGACGGTGGCGGTCGTCGGTCTCGGTGGCGTCGGCCTCTCCGCTTTGCTCGGGGCAGCCGCCTGCGGGGCAGCCCGCGTCATCGCTGTCGACCTCTCGGACGAGAAGCTCAGGATCGCCCGCGAGCTCGGCGCGACCGACACTTTCAATGCCGGCGCGCCCGATGTCGTCGAGGCGATCCGCGCCGCCACCAAGGGTGGCGTCGATCACGGGCTGGAGATGGCCGGCTCGGTCAAGGCGCTGGAGCTCGCCTACCAGATCACGCGGCGCGGCGGCACGACGACGACTGCCGGCCTCGCCAACCCGGCGCATACGATGGCGCTGGCGCCGGTCCGGCTCGTCGGCGAGGAGCGGACGCTGAAGGGCTCCTATGTCGGCTCCTGCATCCCGGTGCGCGACATCCCGCGCTTCATCGACCTCTATCAGCGCGGCCGCATGCCGGTCGACAAGCTCTGGACCAGCTCAAGCCCGCTCGAGGGGATCAATGAAGGCTTCGACGCGCTGAACGAAGGCCGGACGATCCGGCACGTCATCCAGATGTGA
- a CDS encoding LysR family transcriptional regulator, with product MDLRQLRYFTAIVEQGSFSKAALKLRVAQPALSQHLRHMEDELGVALLHRGTRGVQPTEAGERLLAKARIILAEFAELRDSVRGEQAAPAGEVRIGLPGTVSEQFSVPLIEATQERYPDVRIRIAEAMSGFVLDWLRKGEVDLAVIYSTSDPKGLGIHHILTEELCLFGVPALTALKTSPGKAVTLSEAAGLDLILPGPGHGLRDQIDEAAAGINATVHAAVEIESYAQIKRLAERGLGYGILPRMAVRAQEKAGTFQTWPIEQPSLYRKVYLAYSTERPMTAAARAIGQLSWEILRGLVTEESWTATLGDESDPPALYG from the coding sequence ATGGATCTGCGCCAGTTGCGCTATTTCACGGCCATCGTCGAACAGGGTTCGTTCTCCAAGGCGGCACTCAAGCTCAGGGTGGCGCAGCCTGCCCTGAGCCAGCATCTGCGCCATATGGAGGACGAGCTCGGCGTCGCCCTGCTGCATCGCGGCACGCGCGGCGTGCAGCCGACGGAGGCCGGCGAGCGCCTGCTCGCCAAGGCCCGCATTATCCTCGCCGAATTCGCCGAACTGCGCGACAGCGTCCGCGGCGAACAGGCGGCGCCGGCCGGCGAGGTCCGCATCGGCCTGCCCGGCACCGTCAGCGAGCAGTTCAGCGTGCCGCTGATCGAGGCGACGCAGGAGCGCTATCCGGATGTGCGCATCCGCATCGCCGAGGCGATGAGCGGCTTTGTGCTCGACTGGTTGCGCAAGGGCGAGGTCGATCTCGCGGTGATCTACTCGACCTCGGACCCGAAGGGGCTCGGCATCCACCACATCCTGACCGAGGAGCTCTGCCTGTTCGGCGTGCCGGCGCTGACGGCGCTGAAGACCTCGCCGGGCAAGGCGGTGACGCTGAGCGAGGCGGCCGGGCTCGACCTGATCCTGCCCGGCCCTGGCCATGGCCTGCGCGACCAGATCGACGAGGCGGCGGCCGGCATCAACGCCACCGTCCATGCCGCGGTCGAGATCGAATCCTATGCGCAGATCAAGCGCCTGGCCGAACGCGGCCTCGGCTACGGCATCCTGCCGCGCATGGCGGTGCGGGCGCAGGAGAAGGCCGGTACCTTCCAGACCTGGCCGATCGAGCAGCCGTCGCTCTATCGCAAGGTCTATCTCGCCTATTCGACCGAGCGGCCGATGACGGCCGCGGCCCGCGCCATCGGCCAGCTCTCCTGGGAGATCCTGCGCGGCCTCGTCACCGAGGAGAGCTGGACCGCGACGCTCGGCGACGAAAGCGATCCGCCGGCCTTATACGGCTGA
- a CDS encoding MBL fold metallo-hydrolase, protein MSKLLIPPTSRRSFLTGAAALAAGTALPGSASAKAPLANSQVPYYYRFALGQAEVTVVSDGPLPLGDPGSSFLGLPKEQVYGLLETNFLPKDNVVLEQNIPIVNFGDRLVMFDTGMGFSKAFGPTTGRLLKSMQEAGIDPASIDAIVCSHAHIDHTGGICSAEGKPNFPNAQIYISQVDHDYWLDDARLGTPFKAFGEHARANLRPVRDRIVFFKDGQEFLPGITAISAPGHSPGHTIFNVSSGGKSFTFLGDLTHHPVLLTENPRVEFAYDWDPKMSVQSRVKLLTMLAEQKTPVMSYHFAWPGFGNLAKAGDGFRYYPAPMQMLRG, encoded by the coding sequence ATGTCGAAGCTGCTCATTCCACCCACCAGCCGCCGAAGCTTCCTCACCGGCGCGGCAGCGCTCGCTGCCGGTACGGCCTTGCCGGGCAGCGCTTCCGCCAAGGCTCCGCTCGCAAACAGTCAGGTGCCCTATTACTACCGCTTCGCGCTCGGACAGGCCGAGGTGACGGTGGTCTCGGACGGGCCGCTGCCGCTCGGCGATCCCGGCTCCAGCTTCCTCGGCCTGCCGAAGGAACAGGTCTACGGCCTGCTGGAGACGAACTTCCTGCCCAAGGACAATGTCGTGCTCGAGCAGAACATCCCGATCGTCAATTTCGGCGACCGGCTGGTGATGTTCGACACCGGCATGGGCTTCTCCAAGGCCTTCGGCCCAACCACGGGACGGCTGCTGAAGAGCATGCAGGAAGCCGGCATCGACCCGGCATCCATCGACGCGATCGTCTGCAGCCACGCCCATATCGACCATACCGGCGGCATCTGCTCGGCCGAGGGCAAGCCCAACTTCCCGAACGCGCAGATCTATATCAGCCAGGTCGACCATGATTACTGGCTCGACGATGCCCGGCTCGGCACGCCGTTCAAGGCCTTTGGCGAGCATGCCCGCGCCAACCTGCGGCCGGTGCGCGACCGCATCGTCTTCTTCAAGGACGGGCAGGAGTTCCTGCCGGGCATCACCGCGATCTCGGCGCCGGGCCATAGCCCCGGCCACACCATCTTCAACGTCTCCTCAGGTGGGAAGTCGTTCACCTTCCTCGGCGACCTGACCCATCACCCGGTGCTGCTCACCGAGAACCCGCGTGTCGAGTTCGCCTATGACTGGGACCCGAAGATGTCGGTGCAGTCGCGGGTGAAGCTGCTCACCATGCTGGCCGAGCAGAAGACGCCGGTGATGTCCTATCACTTCGCCTGGCCGGGCTTCGGCAACCTTGCCAAGGCCGGCGATGGTTTCCGATACTACCCAGCGCCGATGCAGATGCTGCGCGGCTGA